From the Planktothrix tepida PCC 9214 genome, one window contains:
- a CDS encoding HD family phosphohydrolase, producing MSSPTFFLVAVVSLTSVMGVRFYNQPKLDVGRVAPETIKAPWDASVPDLKTTDEKRKAAEIGAIPVLVIDLSVNQEIHQRIHKVLEQGTYIRKISQPFPFVDKGILSTEVQRYLRHCPEREWQDLLAQVEQVSVQIPSTIQRKSPNKKTATKFADWQQATLEAIRQQSLIQLKSYRRRTTPVEFSQLVSDITQARWRYAKALNAFSQEGSIEQEIFYTESFFEWPHTTWLQTQKGINQISQEMLAQGIAPGLPDEILRQAIEIQVKNTIPSDSQLFATHLFTEVLKANLVKDPLATRHRAELVAQQIEPVMVNINKGEIIVFKGEKITQQDFVLLDYFGLSERGINSKGLMSLVGLVSAGVGVVLVVEWKFHRGLRRRDRLLLLLLTLSTPIIILLKLPLINLPAVGLLVGSFYGSAVGATVVGLLSILLPIGMEIDNVHLLASAAGGLVGSLLAGQSRCREELALLGLGVGAAQGAVYLILNLMASATAGSIWYVLLKIVGLQVLEGIAWSIVALGLSPYLEHLFDLITPIRLAELANPNRPLLKRLAMEAPGTFQHTMFVANLAEAAAQELGCNVELVRTGTLYHDIGKMHDPLGFIENQMGGPNKHDTINDPWESTRIIKKHVSEGLVMAKKYRLPKAIQAFIPEHQGNMQIAYFYYQAQQQAKENPQLVVNETDFRYDGPIPQSRETGIVMLADSCEAALRSLKDASHEEALNMVNKILKARWQDNQLIDSGLTREEMSKIAEVFVRVWEQVNHKRIAYPKAALTCR from the coding sequence ATGAGTAGTCCCACCTTTTTTCTCGTAGCCGTTGTTTCCTTAACCAGTGTTATGGGAGTACGGTTTTACAACCAACCGAAACTCGATGTGGGTCGGGTTGCACCGGAAACGATTAAGGCACCGTGGGACGCCAGTGTTCCCGATCTTAAAACAACCGATGAGAAGCGCAAAGCCGCAGAAATTGGTGCTATTCCCGTATTAGTGATTGACCTATCTGTTAATCAAGAGATTCATCAAAGGATTCACAAGGTATTGGAACAGGGAACCTATATCCGCAAGATTTCGCAACCCTTTCCTTTTGTGGATAAAGGGATTTTATCGACTGAAGTTCAACGTTATTTAAGGCACTGTCCAGAACGGGAATGGCAGGATTTATTGGCTCAAGTTGAACAAGTGAGTGTGCAAATTCCTTCGACAATTCAACGTAAAAGTCCTAATAAAAAGACGGCTACAAAATTTGCAGATTGGCAACAAGCAACTTTAGAGGCGATTCGCCAACAAAGCTTAATCCAATTAAAATCCTATCGTCGTCGAACGACTCCCGTTGAATTTTCGCAATTGGTCTCTGACATCACGCAAGCTCGTTGGCGTTATGCGAAAGCTTTAAATGCGTTTTCTCAAGAAGGGTCTATTGAGCAAGAAATTTTCTACACGGAATCTTTTTTTGAATGGCCTCATACAACTTGGTTGCAAACTCAAAAAGGAATTAATCAAATTAGTCAGGAAATGTTGGCTCAAGGCATCGCTCCCGGCTTACCCGATGAAATTCTTAGACAAGCGATTGAGATTCAAGTCAAAAATACGATTCCTTCAGACAGTCAATTGTTTGCTACCCATTTATTTACTGAAGTTTTAAAAGCAAATTTGGTTAAAGATCCTCTAGCAACTCGTCATCGAGCGGAGTTAGTTGCCCAACAAATTGAACCTGTGATGGTGAATATTAATAAAGGAGAGATCATTGTTTTTAAAGGGGAAAAAATTACTCAACAGGATTTTGTTCTCCTGGATTATTTTGGTTTAAGTGAACGGGGAATTAACTCCAAAGGATTAATGAGTCTTGTGGGATTAGTGAGTGCTGGAGTTGGAGTGGTTTTAGTCGTTGAATGGAAATTTCATCGAGGTTTACGTCGTCGAGATCGGTTGCTATTATTATTGCTAACGTTAAGTACGCCGATTATTATTTTATTAAAATTACCCCTGATTAATTTACCCGCAGTGGGGTTATTAGTGGGTAGTTTTTATGGGTCTGCTGTGGGTGCTACAGTGGTGGGTTTGCTTTCAATTTTGTTACCGATTGGGATGGAAATTGATAACGTCCATTTATTAGCGAGTGCGGCGGGGGGACTGGTGGGCAGTTTGTTAGCGGGACAATCTCGCTGTCGAGAAGAGTTAGCGTTATTGGGATTAGGAGTTGGCGCGGCTCAAGGTGCAGTGTATTTAATTCTAAATTTAATGGCAAGTGCAACGGCGGGATCAATTTGGTATGTGTTGCTTAAAATTGTGGGGTTACAAGTATTAGAAGGGATTGCTTGGAGTATTGTCGCCTTGGGTTTGAGTCCCTATTTAGAACATTTATTTGATTTAATTACTCCGATTCGATTAGCCGAATTAGCGAACCCCAATCGACCGTTATTAAAACGATTAGCTATGGAAGCACCAGGCACTTTTCAACATACAATGTTTGTGGCTAATTTAGCAGAAGCAGCAGCACAAGAATTAGGCTGTAATGTGGAATTAGTCAGAACCGGAACCCTTTATCATGATATTGGAAAAATGCACGACCCGTTAGGATTTATAGAAAATCAAATGGGGGGGCCTAATAAACATGATACGATTAATGACCCTTGGGAAAGTACCAGAATTATTAAAAAACACGTCAGCGAAGGGTTAGTAATGGCGAAAAAATATCGTTTACCCAAAGCAATTCAAGCGTTTATTCCTGAACATCAAGGCAATATGCAGATTGCTTATTTTTATTATCAAGCGCAACAACAAGCGAAAGAAAATCCTCAGTTAGTCGTGAATGAAACGGATTTTCGCTATGATGGGCCCATTCCCCAATCAAGGGAAACGGGTATTGTCATGTTAGCAGATTCTTGTGAGGCTGCCTTGCGATCGCTTAAAGATGCCAGCCATGAAGAAGCGTTAAATATGGTGAATAAAATTTTAAAAGCTCGATGGCAAGATAATCAATTAATAGATTCGGGTTTAACGCGAGAAGAAATGAGTAAAATCGCCGAGGTTTTTGTCCGGGTTTGGGAACAAGTGAATCACAAACGCATTGCTTATCCTAAAGCGGCGTTAACTTGTCGCTAA
- a CDS encoding ADP-ribosylglycohydrolase family protein, which produces MKKDSLCSQFQGAILGGVLAYELGQCWLTYGSVSPGKPAMELEDDPSLQPMISLLKTEVGHLQKPLSGALSPRSSGNAGRLISQLTQSLIQYQGFDAVDYGKRVQTQTKPLFKSASEVALVGLPLGLFFHDNLRALQPLDWKELEGVAEIQDGIGLMATVIAQMLTPHPDLHRLIPNLLPRLQPKTALTAKLEQVQTLLEHRASLETAVRQLTQAAKASSATFDSENWIALALSLYCFLTTPEDYSLTVLRSLQTGYHPELTVTLSGALSGAYQGLMGIPTRWRLAFSEKPLFSQTDPKIENNSVEFNNYETELLQLAHHLFAVWSGVYHPIPSHPACKTFAQSAVATPTQMRIQG; this is translated from the coding sequence ATGAAGAAAGATTCATTATGCAGCCAATTTCAGGGGGCGATTCTCGGAGGAGTCCTCGCTTATGAATTAGGTCAATGTTGGTTAACCTATGGCTCCGTTTCACCGGGTAAACCAGCGATGGAACTTGAGGATGATCCATCTCTACAACCGATGATATCTCTGCTCAAAACAGAAGTTGGACATCTTCAAAAACCTCTGTCTGGGGCGCTATCTCCTCGTTCATCTGGGAATGCAGGAAGATTAATTTCCCAACTCACCCAAAGCTTAATTCAATATCAAGGCTTCGATGCGGTTGATTATGGCAAAAGGGTACAAACCCAAACCAAACCTTTGTTTAAGTCTGCTAGTGAAGTAGCTTTAGTCGGCTTACCCCTAGGGTTGTTCTTTCATGACAATTTGAGGGCGTTACAACCCTTAGACTGGAAGGAATTAGAAGGGGTGGCTGAAATTCAGGATGGGATAGGACTGATGGCCACAGTGATCGCCCAGATGCTCACACCCCACCCAGACCTTCATCGGCTGATTCCTAACCTTTTACCCCGATTACAGCCAAAAACAGCTTTAACGGCTAAATTAGAACAGGTTCAAACTTTATTGGAACACAGAGCTAGTTTAGAAACGGCAGTTCGTCAATTGACTCAAGCGGCAAAAGCTAGTTCTGCTACCTTCGATTCTGAAAACTGGATCGCTTTAGCTTTGAGCCTCTATTGTTTTCTGACCACTCCCGAAGATTATTCTTTAACGGTTTTGCGATCGCTACAAACAGGATATCACCCCGAACTCACTGTGACCCTAAGTGGAGCCTTATCCGGTGCCTATCAAGGCTTAATGGGAATTCCTACCCGATGGCGTTTAGCATTTTCAGAGAAACCGTTATTTTCCCAAACTGACCCAAAGATTGAAAATAATTCTGTAGAATTCAACAATTATGAGACTGAATTGCTACAGTTAGCTCATCACTTATTCGCGGTTTGGTCAGGGGTGTATCATCCCATTCCTTCTCATCCCGCTTGTAAGACTTTCGCACAATCAGCCGTTGCCACCCCAACCCAAATGAGAATACAAGGATAA
- the aroQ gene encoding type II 3-dehydroquinate dehydratase translates to MNPFVEGSLVDLTFYQVTPLLSLLVLHGPNLNLLGQREPEIYGKTTLDGINRMLEQEAQLLEVQLSMLQSNHEGALVDAIHSAFGQHQGLLINAGAYTHTSIAIRDAISGVGIPTVEVHLSNIYRREAFRHHSFISSVAIGQISGFGAESYRLGLQALVHHLKGQKA, encoded by the coding sequence ATGAACCCCTTCGTCGAAGGTAGTTTAGTTGATTTAACATTTTATCAGGTTACTCCGTTGCTAAGTCTTTTGGTACTGCATGGCCCTAATTTGAATTTGTTGGGTCAGCGCGAACCCGAAATCTACGGGAAAACAACGTTAGACGGAATTAATCGAATGTTGGAGCAGGAAGCACAGTTGCTTGAGGTTCAACTTTCGATGCTTCAGTCTAACCACGAAGGAGCTTTGGTGGATGCAATACACTCCGCATTCGGGCAACACCAAGGTTTATTAATTAATGCTGGAGCGTATACTCACACAAGCATTGCCATTCGAGATGCGATTTCAGGGGTGGGAATTCCGACCGTTGAGGTACATCTGAGCAATATTTATCGTCGAGAAGCGTTCCGGCATCATTCTTTTATCTCATCAGTGGCGATTGGGCAAATTAGTGGATTTGGCGCAGAAAGTTACCGTCTGGGACTACAGGCTTTAGTTCATCATTTGAAGGGGCAAAAAGCCTGA
- a CDS encoding competence/damage-inducible protein A — translation MVAEIICVGTELLLGDILNSNAQFLGQQLAQLGIPHYYQTVVGDNPERLKKVIEIASKRSQLLIFTGGLGPTPDDLTVETIADFFGSPLIEKPEIIEDITQKFTQRGRVMSASNRKQALIPEGAEILTNLTGTAPGIIWKPRGDNLTILTFPGVPAELYQMWRDVAIPYLKNNGWCQGIIQSRTLKFWGIAESTLAEKVAPFLEMKNPTVAPYANHGEVKLRISARAESQELAQQLITPVETQLREIAGLDCYGAHEDTLASVVGALLQKSRATLSVAESCTGGGLGQMLTQIPGSSDYFLGGVIAYGNAVKTSVLGVNLDDLTQQGAVSSIVAQQMALGVKTLLKTNWGLSITGIAGPGGGTATKPVGLVYIGLATPNGQVESLECRFGQTRGRDWIRRGSASSALDLLRRHLS, via the coding sequence ATGGTTGCTGAAATTATTTGTGTCGGTACGGAATTGCTTTTGGGTGATATTCTCAATAGTAATGCTCAATTTTTAGGTCAACAATTAGCTCAATTAGGAATTCCCCATTATTATCAAACGGTTGTGGGAGATAATCCAGAACGTCTGAAAAAAGTGATTGAGATTGCCTCTAAACGCTCTCAATTATTAATTTTTACCGGAGGATTGGGGCCAACTCCCGATGATTTAACCGTAGAAACAATAGCAGATTTTTTTGGATCTCCATTAATAGAAAAACCGGAAATTATTGAAGATATTACTCAAAAATTTACTCAACGGGGACGGGTAATGTCTGCGAGTAATCGTAAACAAGCGTTAATTCCTGAAGGGGCAGAAATTCTAACCAATTTAACGGGAACTGCACCAGGAATTATCTGGAAACCCAGGGGAGATAACCTGACCATTTTAACCTTTCCCGGTGTTCCGGCTGAACTTTATCAAATGTGGCGAGATGTGGCAATTCCCTATCTTAAAAATAACGGTTGGTGTCAAGGAATTATTCAAAGTCGAACGTTAAAATTTTGGGGAATAGCAGAATCAACTTTAGCAGAAAAAGTTGCGCCTTTTTTAGAGATGAAAAATCCAACTGTTGCCCCCTATGCGAATCATGGAGAGGTGAAATTAAGAATTTCTGCCCGGGCAGAGTCTCAAGAACTTGCTCAACAATTAATTACCCCCGTTGAAACCCAACTGCGAGAAATTGCGGGGCTCGATTGTTATGGAGCACATGAGGATACCTTAGCTTCAGTAGTTGGGGCGTTATTACAAAAAAGTCGAGCCACATTAAGTGTTGCAGAATCTTGCACAGGAGGAGGGTTAGGACAAATGCTAACCCAAATTCCCGGCAGTTCTGACTATTTTCTTGGGGGTGTGATTGCTTATGGTAATGCCGTGAAAACCTCTGTGCTAGGGGTTAACCTTGATGATTTAACTCAACAGGGGGCCGTTAGTTCCATCGTCGCCCAACAAATGGCCTTGGGGGTGAAAACCCTATTAAAGACGAATTGGGGTTTAAGTATTACAGGGATTGCGGGGCCAGGAGGAGGGACAGCTACAAAACCCGTCGGACTGGTGTATATCGGTTTAGCAACACCCAACGGCCAGGTCGAAAGTTTGGAATGTCGTTTCGGTCAAACCCGGGGTCGGGACTGGATACGCCGGGGGAGTGCCAGTAGCGCCCTTGACCTTCTGCGTCGCCATCTGAGTTAG
- a CDS encoding glycosyltransferase family 4 protein has protein sequence MPHHLYHLLAFIISALVVIWSTPIVKKIAIRSGQVDLPNDRKVHQQPMVRLGGVSIFAGALIALLFVWISGGFIDATGKPLSSEAEYEIWGVTIGGIAFFLIGLADDLFSLSPLTRLILQTGVASLAWWVGVRIDFLTIPYLGLFHIGWLSLPITIIWLVGMTNAINWIDGLDGLAAGVCGIAAVVMLIVSLFMNQPAAALIAAALAGSALGFLRYNFNPAQIFMGDGGAYFMGFTLAGVGVIGLVKITAVTSVVLPYLILAVPILDMSAVILDRIRNGKSPFIADKRHLHHRLLDAGLSQRRTVLFIYSLTLWVGSLALAFSGIPSGLAYALGATGLLGYTSWQALKRARL, from the coding sequence ATGCCCCACCATCTGTACCACCTCCTTGCTTTTATTATTTCGGCTCTAGTTGTCATCTGGAGTACCCCGATTGTTAAGAAAATCGCCATCCGTTCAGGACAGGTTGATTTACCCAATGATCGCAAAGTTCATCAACAACCGATGGTTCGCTTAGGCGGCGTTTCCATCTTTGCTGGAGCCTTAATTGCTCTATTATTTGTTTGGATATCTGGTGGCTTTATTGATGCCACAGGTAAACCCTTAAGTTCAGAAGCTGAATATGAAATTTGGGGCGTGACTATCGGTGGCATTGCCTTTTTTCTGATTGGTTTAGCGGATGATTTGTTCAGTTTATCTCCCCTAACTCGCCTGATTTTGCAAACAGGAGTTGCGAGTCTGGCTTGGTGGGTTGGTGTCCGTATCGACTTTTTAACCATCCCTTATTTGGGTTTATTTCATATTGGATGGTTGAGTCTACCCATTACAATTATTTGGTTAGTGGGGATGACGAATGCGATTAATTGGATTGATGGTTTAGATGGATTGGCGGCAGGTGTTTGTGGAATTGCTGCCGTTGTCATGTTAATTGTTAGTTTATTTATGAATCAACCGGCTGCGGCTTTAATTGCGGCAGCGTTAGCTGGAAGTGCATTAGGATTTCTGCGATATAATTTTAATCCGGCTCAGATTTTTATGGGGGATGGGGGTGCCTATTTTATGGGATTTACCCTCGCTGGAGTGGGGGTCATTGGTTTAGTCAAAATAACGGCTGTTACCTCTGTTGTTCTTCCCTATTTAATTTTAGCGGTTCCGATTTTAGATATGTCTGCCGTTATTTTAGATCGGATTCGTAATGGTAAATCACCTTTTATTGCGGATAAACGCCATCTCCATCATCGACTATTAGATGCAGGTTTATCTCAACGCAGAACGGTATTATTTATCTATTCTCTTACGCTTTGGGTGGGCAGTTTAGCACTCGCTTTTTCAGGAATACCCAGTGGTTTAGCTTATGCCTTGGGTGCAACCGGATTATTAGGTTATACCAGTTGGCAAGCCTTAAAACGAGCCAGATTGTAG
- the glyA gene encoding serine hydroxymethyltransferase — protein MSQTNLEILSETDPVIADLIQHELCRQRDHLELIASENFTSAAVMAAQGSVLTNKYAEGLPKKRYYGGCEFVDGVEQLAIERAKQLFGAASANVQPHSGAQANFAVFLAMLKPGDTIMGMDLSHGGHLTHGSPVNVSGKWFKVCHYGVSPETEQLDYDQILELAKQHKPQMMICGYSAYPRIINFEKFRAIADEVGAYLMADIAHIAGLVATGHHPNPIPYCDVVTTTTHKTLRGPRGGLILTRDPELGKKLDKAVFPGSQGGPLEHVIAGKAVAFGEALKPEFTTYSAQVIANAKALATQLQNRGLKIVSNGTDNHLMLVDLRSVSMTGKRADALVSDVNITANKNTVPFDPESPFVTSGLRLGSPAMTTRGMGETEFIEIGNIIADRLLNPDDETIKEACRQRVANLCDRFPLYPHLSVKVPALA, from the coding sequence GTGAGTCAGACTAACTTAGAAATCTTATCTGAAACTGATCCGGTCATTGCTGATCTGATTCAGCATGAACTTTGTCGCCAACGGGATCACCTAGAATTAATTGCAAGTGAAAACTTTACCTCCGCCGCCGTCATGGCTGCTCAAGGGTCTGTTCTAACCAACAAATACGCAGAGGGATTACCTAAAAAACGCTATTACGGAGGTTGCGAATTTGTTGATGGTGTCGAACAGTTAGCCATTGAACGCGCTAAACAACTGTTCGGGGCAGCTAGTGCCAATGTTCAGCCCCATTCCGGTGCTCAAGCCAACTTTGCCGTGTTTTTAGCCATGCTCAAACCGGGTGACACCATCATGGGAATGGACTTATCTCATGGCGGGCATTTAACCCATGGTTCCCCGGTCAACGTTTCGGGTAAATGGTTTAAAGTTTGTCACTATGGCGTTAGCCCCGAAACTGAACAACTCGATTATGACCAAATTTTAGAATTAGCCAAACAGCATAAACCCCAAATGATGATTTGTGGGTATTCTGCCTATCCCCGAATTATCAATTTTGAGAAATTCCGTGCCATTGCCGATGAAGTCGGTGCTTATTTAATGGCTGATATTGCTCATATTGCCGGGTTAGTGGCAACGGGTCATCATCCTAACCCCATCCCCTACTGTGATGTAGTGACAACAACGACCCACAAAACCTTAAGAGGGCCAAGAGGGGGGTTAATCTTAACACGAGACCCTGAACTGGGCAAAAAATTGGATAAAGCTGTATTTCCGGGTTCCCAAGGTGGCCCCTTAGAACACGTCATTGCCGGAAAAGCCGTTGCTTTTGGCGAAGCACTCAAACCAGAATTTACCACCTATTCGGCTCAAGTGATTGCCAATGCCAAAGCCTTAGCCACTCAGTTACAAAACCGAGGGTTAAAAATTGTTTCCAATGGCACGGATAACCATCTGATGTTAGTGGATTTACGTTCCGTGAGCATGACGGGAAAACGGGCGGATGCACTGGTCAGTGATGTTAATATTACTGCTAATAAAAATACCGTTCCCTTTGATCCTGAATCTCCCTTTGTCACCAGTGGGTTAAGACTCGGTTCTCCGGCTATGACCACACGGGGAATGGGAGAAACGGAATTTATTGAGATTGGTAATATTATTGCAGACCGACTGCTGAACCCCGATGATGAAACCATTAAAGAGGCTTGCCGTCAACGGGTTGCTAATTTATGCGATCGCTTTCCGCTTTATCCCCATCTCAGTGTTAAAGTTCCGGCTTTAGCCTAA
- a CDS encoding Tic20 family protein, which yields MTWRGTTTVRDRIFAALPYLLPLMDGLPFGRFLFQQFPILQLITLPVIPLMTLYQIVPFAGFIVFIALYMLVVRNENIPHFIRFNTMQAILIDIVIILCTLIFQVLGNVLLQGFVGQTLYNMIFLGLLAAFFYSIIQCFLGKYAEIPTLSDAVYMQVR from the coding sequence ATGACTTGGCGCGGGACGACGACAGTACGCGATCGCATTTTTGCGGCTTTACCTTATCTACTGCCTTTAATGGATGGGTTGCCCTTTGGACGCTTTTTATTTCAACAGTTTCCGATTTTACAACTGATTACATTGCCTGTTATTCCCTTGATGACGCTTTATCAAATTGTTCCTTTTGCGGGATTTATTGTGTTCATAGCGTTATATATGCTAGTAGTTCGGAATGAAAATATTCCTCATTTCATTCGATTCAATACAATGCAGGCAATTTTGATTGACATTGTTATCATTTTATGTACGTTAATCTTCCAAGTATTAGGCAATGTTCTTTTGCAAGGATTTGTTGGTCAAACTCTCTACAATATGATCTTTCTAGGACTTTTAGCTGCATTTTTCTATTCTATAATTCAGTGCTTTTTAGGAAAATATGCAGAAATTCCTACCCTTTCTGATGCGGTTTATATGCAAGTTCGTTAA
- the rpsF gene encoding 30S ribosomal protein S6 — MKPFVYETMYILRPDLNDEQVEQSIAKYENILREQGGQNIEIQNRGKRRLAYDIAKHREGIYVQMNYEGPGSQIAVLERAMRISDDVIRYLTIKEEVAPAIAETPEPELQEA, encoded by the coding sequence ATGAAACCTTTTGTTTACGAAACGATGTATATCCTGCGTCCCGATCTCAACGATGAACAAGTTGAGCAGTCTATTGCCAAATATGAAAATATTCTGCGGGAACAGGGTGGACAGAATATTGAAATTCAAAATCGGGGTAAACGTCGTCTAGCTTATGATATTGCTAAACATCGGGAAGGGATTTACGTCCAGATGAATTATGAAGGCCCTGGAAGTCAAATCGCTGTCCTAGAAAGAGCAATGCGGATCAGTGATGACGTTATTCGTTATCTAACCATTAAGGAAGAAGTTGCTCCAGCGATCGCCGAAACCCCAGAACCTGAACTTCAAGAAGCCTAA
- a CDS encoding Npun_F5560 family protein, with amino-acid sequence MSQAKSQTPQELNAEVARLNEELQMRDQLIQQLSQELFRLVKGDANLLPAPDVSERHQVQMVALREQLQEMEQQVKFYQEQIAERDTEVYQLRQSVQELTDRSRMLEQVVQELPGVYRQKFSERLNEVMEKVELLQRENKQLNAELQSVSYRLAQKSRRPSGLDLPSFQNRGGGSVEVPTFGNA; translated from the coding sequence GTGAGCCAAGCCAAAAGTCAAACGCCACAGGAATTAAACGCTGAAGTTGCTCGTTTAAACGAAGAGCTACAAATGCGAGATCAGTTGATTCAACAGTTATCTCAAGAACTGTTCCGTTTGGTTAAAGGGGATGCTAATTTATTACCGGCCCCGGACGTGTCTGAACGGCATCAAGTCCAAATGGTCGCTTTACGAGAACAACTGCAAGAGATGGAACAGCAGGTTAAGTTTTATCAAGAACAAATTGCTGAACGGGATACAGAAGTTTATCAACTGAGACAGTCGGTTCAGGAGTTAACAGATCGTTCCCGGATGTTGGAACAAGTCGTTCAAGAGTTACCTGGAGTTTACCGTCAGAAGTTCTCAGAACGTCTGAATGAAGTGATGGAAAAAGTGGAATTACTTCAACGTGAAAATAAACAACTTAATGCTGAGTTACAAAGCGTTAGCTATCGTTTAGCTCAAAAAAGTCGTCGTCCGAGTGGGTTGGATCTACCCAGTTTTCAAAATCGAGGTGGGGGTTCTGTTGAGGTTCCCACTTTTGGTAATGCTTGA
- a CDS encoding putative toxin-antitoxin system toxin component, PIN family: MMKDNLFIFDANIIISAVLLPESKPDLAIRKAQNLGNILMSPEIWAELEQVLSRPKFDRYISSEDRSKFLQDFFDTVILVMEVTEKIQECRDPKDNKYLELAVNGQADYLITGDADLLVLNPFRGKPVITVSDFLNLKLV, translated from the coding sequence ATGATGAAGGATAACCTATTTATTTTTGATGCAAATATTATTATCAGTGCAGTTTTACTACCTGAAAGTAAGCCAGATTTAGCTATCCGTAAGGCTCAAAATTTAGGCAATATTTTAATGTCTCCTGAAATTTGGGCTGAATTAGAACAAGTTTTATCCCGACCAAAATTTGATCGATATATTTCTTCGGAAGATAGGAGCAAGTTTTTACAAGATTTTTTCGATACAGTTATTCTTGTTATGGAGGTGACAGAAAAAATTCAAGAATGCCGTGATCCCAAGGATAATAAATATTTGGAGTTAGCTGTTAATGGTCAAGCTGATTATCTCATAACTGGAGATGCAGATTTATTAGTTTTAAACCCATTTCGAGGAAAACCTGTAATCACCGTATCTGATTTTTTAAACTTAAAATTAGTTTAA